One genomic window of Halobellus limi includes the following:
- the dacZ gene encoding diadenylate cyclase, whose translation MSALSDLLGAVVSDVESVFLFSPSSSHYERFADAELDEEVVVVAPANDVDAETYVELPLEFDNVRDRIKFGVEGALEQDLVEEGDVVACSVRVFDGDPDGVVRVRVEEAMRSGIYDLFANSRADPSVIRDVFEVAIELGKKGQKGKPVGALFVVGDAGKVMNKSRPLSYNPFEKSHVHVGDPIVNVMLKEFSRLDGAFVISDSGKIVSAYRYLEPAAEGVDIPKGLGARHMAGAAITRDTNATAIVLSESDGLVRAFKGGQIILEIDPEEY comes from the coding sequence ATGTCGGCGTTATCGGACCTCCTGGGAGCTGTCGTGTCGGACGTCGAGAGCGTGTTTCTGTTCTCCCCGAGCAGTTCCCACTACGAGCGGTTCGCCGACGCCGAACTCGACGAAGAGGTCGTGGTCGTCGCCCCCGCGAACGACGTCGACGCCGAGACGTACGTCGAACTGCCGCTGGAGTTCGACAACGTCCGCGATCGGATCAAGTTCGGCGTCGAGGGGGCGCTCGAACAGGATCTCGTCGAGGAGGGCGACGTCGTCGCCTGCAGCGTCCGGGTCTTCGACGGCGACCCCGACGGCGTGGTCCGCGTCCGAGTCGAGGAGGCGATGCGATCGGGGATCTACGACCTGTTCGCGAACTCCCGGGCGGACCCGAGCGTCATCCGCGACGTCTTCGAGGTGGCGATCGAACTCGGCAAGAAGGGACAGAAGGGCAAGCCGGTCGGCGCGCTGTTCGTCGTCGGCGACGCCGGAAAGGTGATGAACAAGTCCCGGCCGCTGTCGTACAACCCCTTCGAGAAGTCCCACGTCCACGTCGGCGACCCCATCGTGAACGTGATGCTCAAGGAGTTCTCCAGGCTCGACGGCGCGTTCGTCATCTCGGATTCGGGGAAGATCGTCAGCGCCTACCGCTATCTCGAACCCGCCGCCGAGGGCGTCGACATCCCGAAGGGACTCGGCGCGCGCCACATGGCGGGCGCGGCGATCACCCGCGACACGAACGCGACGGCGATCGTCCTCTCTGAATCCGACGGCCTCGTCCGCGCGTTCAAGGGCGGTCAGATCATCCTGGAGATCGATCCGGAGGAGTACTGA
- a CDS encoding ArsR/SmtB family transcription factor produces the protein MSTDQTRVVNGDVPDDPADLLPDDSVLSLDEYLEMHAAVGHRTRYEILYRLVHGGEMSPKELEAAIDIDDSTLHYHLSKLVDAGLVEKRARTERGQDGLYTYYRATVFGEVTLTEGVDELIRGEQAFDELYDSSSS, from the coding sequence ATGTCGACGGATCAAACGCGTGTCGTCAACGGGGACGTTCCGGACGACCCCGCGGATTTACTCCCCGACGACAGCGTGCTCAGCCTCGACGAGTACCTCGAAATGCACGCCGCGGTCGGGCACAGAACCCGATACGAGATCCTCTATCGGCTCGTCCACGGCGGAGAGATGAGCCCGAAAGAACTCGAAGCGGCCATCGACATCGACGACAGCACGCTCCATTACCATCTCAGCAAACTCGTCGATGCCGGCCTCGTCGAGAAACGCGCCCGGACCGAACGCGGGCAGGACGGGCTGTACACGTACTACCGCGCGACGGTCTTCGGCGAGGTCACGCTCACCGAGGGCGTCGACGAACTGATCCGCGGCGAGCAGGCGTTCGACGAACTGTACGACAGTTCGTCGTCGTAG
- a CDS encoding mechanosensitive ion channel family protein: MTGSLMRATVASVAHPTPGLGVGTNPVTTGLQVDLSRLTGLFDAVPQWVWAALIVVVAGIVAAFVLGTLTTRLLIRVGIPEAIEGTAFERTAREFDTSTVEVLGTLVRFFVLGITFLAILSVAHVTVAASFWSRTVEFLPQLFFAAVILIVGIVVGDKVQIVVGERLTGIKLPQIGIFPRLAKFTVIYVAVLVALSQLGVATLALVVLLAVYLFALVFLSAIAFSDLLKSGAAGSYLLLNQPYAIGDEIEIGEKRGIVQEVNLFVTHVENDGEEFIVPNSTVFEEGIVRIRE; encoded by the coding sequence ATGACGGGTTCTCTGATGCGAGCGACGGTCGCGAGCGTCGCTCACCCGACACCGGGTCTCGGCGTCGGGACGAACCCGGTCACGACCGGATTACAGGTCGATCTGAGCCGGCTCACCGGTCTCTTCGACGCGGTCCCGCAGTGGGTCTGGGCCGCCCTGATCGTCGTCGTCGCGGGCATCGTCGCCGCCTTCGTACTCGGCACGCTCACGACTCGCCTCCTGATTCGGGTCGGCATCCCGGAGGCGATCGAGGGAACCGCCTTCGAGCGTACCGCCCGGGAGTTCGACACCTCGACCGTCGAGGTGCTCGGGACCTTGGTCCGCTTTTTCGTGCTCGGGATCACGTTTCTCGCGATCCTCTCGGTCGCTCACGTCACGGTCGCGGCCAGTTTCTGGAGTCGGACCGTCGAGTTCCTCCCGCAGCTGTTCTTCGCGGCCGTCATCCTCATCGTCGGCATCGTCGTCGGCGACAAGGTCCAAATCGTCGTCGGTGAGCGCCTCACCGGTATCAAGCTCCCGCAGATCGGCATATTCCCGCGGCTCGCGAAGTTCACCGTCATCTACGTGGCCGTCCTGGTCGCGCTGTCGCAACTGGGGGTCGCCACGCTGGCGCTCGTCGTGCTGCTGGCGGTCTATCTGTTCGCGCTCGTCTTCCTCTCGGCCATCGCGTTCTCGGACCTCCTGAAATCCGGGGCCGCGGGATCGTATCTCCTGTTGAACCAGCCCTACGCGATCGGCGACGAGATCGAGATCGGCGAGAAACGCGGTATCGTCCAGGAAGTGAACCTCTTCGTGACGCACGTCGAGAACGACGGTGAGGAGTTCATCGTGCCCAACAGCACCGTCTTCGAGGAGGGCATCGTGCGCATCCGCGAGTGA
- a CDS encoding acyltransferase produces the protein MNSLRGWTDVKPVWRIALNYVLVWVARVAPSLRVRNWALRRLGVTVGEGVSWGLEATPDVFWPELITLGDHAVVGYDSVILCHEFLQDEYRTGEVVVGDRAMIGAKTVILPGVHVGERAQIAANSLVTRDVPPETTVAGVPARPMGDSDDE, from the coding sequence ATGAACTCCCTGCGGGGGTGGACCGACGTGAAACCCGTCTGGCGGATCGCGCTCAACTACGTCCTCGTGTGGGTCGCGCGCGTCGCCCCGTCGTTGCGGGTCCGCAACTGGGCGCTGCGCCGGCTCGGCGTCACCGTCGGCGAGGGCGTCTCCTGGGGCCTGGAGGCGACGCCCGACGTGTTCTGGCCGGAACTGATTACCCTCGGCGACCACGCCGTGGTCGGCTACGACTCGGTCATCCTCTGCCACGAGTTCTTACAGGACGAGTACCGCACGGGCGAGGTCGTCGTCGGCGACCGGGCGATGATCGGCGCGAAGACGGTGATCCTCCCCGGCGTGCACGTCGGCGAGAGGGCGCAGATCGCGGCGAACTCGCTCGTCACGCGCGACGTGCCCCCGGAGACGACCGTCGCCGGCGTGCCCGCACGGCCGATGGGCGACAGCGACGACGAGTGA
- a CDS encoding DUF7534 family protein: MWPLVPSDPSLLPLQGTSGGLPLYVLFGIGFVVTSLVVSVAVVRSTLRRRREEEASQSRRERAFRAVAAAHALAAAGAVFGPPDPLTQLRYLAGGLVVAYPLAYVFVYREGVDRIRERLS; the protein is encoded by the coding sequence ATGTGGCCCCTCGTTCCCTCGGACCCGTCGTTGCTACCGCTTCAGGGTACCTCCGGAGGACTCCCGCTCTACGTGCTCTTCGGAATCGGCTTCGTCGTCACGAGCCTCGTGGTGTCCGTCGCCGTGGTCCGGTCCACCCTCCGGCGTCGGCGAGAGGAGGAGGCGTCCCAGAGCAGGCGCGAACGGGCGTTCCGCGCGGTCGCCGCTGCGCACGCGCTGGCGGCCGCGGGGGCGGTGTTCGGACCGCCGGATCCCCTGACGCAACTCCGCTATCTCGCGGGCGGACTCGTCGTCGCGTACCCGCTGGCGTACGTGTTCGTCTACCGCGAGGGAGTCGATCGAATCCGGGAACGGCTCTCCTGA
- the proS gene encoding proline--tRNA ligase, translating into MSDEQELGITESKEYNTGEWYAEVVQKADLANYAPEGMSGFIVTRPRAYELWERIQGHLDGLFKDTGVQNAYFPMFIPESYLEQEKDIVEGFDPEVAWVERAGKEELEEPLAVRPTSESIITPYISQWVRSHRDLPLRVNQWVSVVRWEATETKPFFRTKEFLWQEGHTAHATRDDAWAETMRRLDQYEETYEDLLAMPVLRGAKPEHDKFPGADTTTTVEALMPDGKSVQGATSHYLGTSFAEAFDITYTDEDEDSQIAHTTSWGLSWRAIGALIMTHSDDQGLVLPPAIAPDQIVVVPIWQADTKEDVLEYAEGIADDLEDAGIRVELDDRDERNPGFKFNEWELKGVPVRMEIGPNEADDGTATLVHRPDGESAEVDREDIAETVESHFDEVYAKLYAAAEENLTENVREAESRAEILGTIGQHGGYVKAPWCGDEDCETEIKDQIAAEIVMVPLDDEEAEIHHGEECAICGDDAVETAYFAKSY; encoded by the coding sequence ATGAGCGACGAGCAGGAACTCGGCATCACCGAGTCGAAGGAGTACAACACCGGCGAGTGGTACGCCGAGGTGGTCCAGAAGGCCGACCTCGCGAACTACGCGCCCGAGGGGATGAGCGGGTTCATCGTCACGCGGCCGCGCGCGTACGAACTGTGGGAGCGAATCCAGGGCCATCTCGACGGCCTGTTCAAGGACACGGGCGTCCAGAACGCCTACTTCCCGATGTTTATCCCCGAGAGCTACCTCGAACAGGAGAAGGACATCGTCGAGGGGTTCGACCCGGAGGTCGCGTGGGTCGAGCGCGCGGGCAAAGAGGAGCTAGAGGAGCCGCTCGCGGTCCGGCCGACCTCCGAGTCGATCATCACGCCCTACATCTCGCAGTGGGTCCGGAGCCACCGGGACCTGCCCCTCCGCGTGAACCAGTGGGTCTCGGTCGTCCGCTGGGAGGCGACCGAGACGAAGCCGTTCTTCCGGACGAAGGAGTTCCTCTGGCAGGAGGGCCACACCGCGCACGCGACGCGCGATGACGCCTGGGCGGAGACGATGCGCCGGCTCGACCAGTACGAGGAGACCTACGAGGACCTGCTCGCGATGCCCGTCCTGCGCGGCGCGAAGCCCGAACACGACAAGTTCCCCGGCGCGGACACGACGACGACCGTCGAGGCGCTGATGCCCGACGGCAAGTCCGTCCAAGGGGCGACCTCCCACTACCTCGGGACCTCGTTCGCGGAGGCGTTCGACATCACCTACACCGACGAGGACGAGGACTCGCAGATCGCCCACACCACGTCGTGGGGGCTCTCCTGGCGCGCGATCGGCGCGCTCATCATGACCCACTCGGACGACCAGGGGCTCGTGTTGCCGCCGGCGATCGCCCCCGATCAGATCGTCGTGGTGCCGATCTGGCAGGCCGACACGAAAGAGGACGTCTTAGAGTACGCCGAGGGGATCGCCGACGACCTCGAAGACGCGGGTATCCGCGTCGAACTCGACGACCGCGACGAGCGCAACCCCGGCTTCAAGTTCAACGAGTGGGAGCTGAAGGGCGTCCCCGTCCGGATGGAGATCGGCCCCAACGAGGCCGACGACGGGACCGCCACGCTCGTGCACCGACCCGACGGGGAGTCGGCGGAAGTCGACCGCGAGGACATCGCCGAGACCGTCGAGTCCCACTTCGACGAGGTGTACGCGAAACTGTACGCCGCCGCCGAGGAGAACCTCACGGAGAACGTCCGCGAGGCCGAAAGCAGGGCGGAGATCCTGGGAACGATCGGTCAGCACGGCGGCTACGTGAAGGCGCCGTGGTGCGGCGACGAGGACTGCGAGACCGAAATCAAAGACCAGATCGCCGCCGAGATCGTGATGGTGCCCCTCGACGACGAGGAGGCGGAGATCCACCACGGCGAGGAGTGTGCGATCTGCGGCGACGACGCCGTCGAGACCGCGTACTTCGCGAAGTCGTACTGA
- a CDS encoding PLP-dependent cysteine synthase family protein: MNANVLETIGSPLVRVDSPAGAEIAAKIESKNPGGSAKDRPALAMVERAEREGEIEPGDALVEPTSGNTGIGLAVVAAAKGYDLTVVMPGSKSPERRQIMKAYGADIELVDGDISDAKDRADELEEDEGMIQLRQFENPANPEAHYLTTGEEILDQIGDRSVDALVAGVGTGGTITGIGRRLREEFPEMEIVAVEPADNAVLSGGEPGIDDFQGMGPGFVSPNLDTDLLDGVETVTIEDAEAECRRLAREEGILVGQSSGASNLAAKRVAERLADPDADCHEPDLGYVIGSGDGATGDGTAATAATDTPERGPDECPLVITVFWDSGERYMSTGMFE; the protein is encoded by the coding sequence ATGAACGCGAACGTCCTGGAGACGATCGGGTCGCCGCTGGTCCGCGTCGACTCGCCCGCGGGCGCCGAGATCGCCGCGAAGATCGAATCGAAGAACCCCGGCGGGTCCGCGAAGGACCGGCCGGCGCTCGCGATGGTCGAGCGCGCCGAGCGAGAGGGGGAGATCGAACCCGGCGACGCCCTCGTCGAACCGACGAGCGGGAACACCGGAATCGGTCTGGCGGTCGTCGCGGCCGCGAAGGGCTACGACCTCACGGTCGTGATGCCGGGGTCGAAGTCCCCGGAGCGCCGCCAGATAATGAAGGCCTACGGCGCGGACATCGAACTCGTCGACGGCGACATCTCCGACGCGAAGGACCGCGCGGACGAACTGGAGGAAGACGAGGGGATGATCCAACTGCGGCAGTTCGAGAACCCCGCGAACCCGGAGGCGCACTACCTGACCACGGGCGAGGAGATCCTCGACCAGATCGGCGACCGGAGCGTCGACGCGCTCGTCGCGGGGGTCGGAACCGGCGGGACGATCACCGGGATCGGCCGTCGGCTCCGCGAGGAGTTCCCCGAGATGGAGATCGTCGCCGTCGAACCCGCGGACAACGCGGTCCTCTCCGGCGGCGAGCCCGGGATCGACGACTTCCAGGGGATGGGACCGGGGTTCGTCAGCCCGAACCTCGACACCGACCTCCTCGATGGCGTCGAGACCGTCACCATCGAGGACGCCGAGGCCGAGTGCCGGCGCCTCGCCCGCGAGGAGGGGATCCTCGTCGGGCAGTCCTCCGGCGCCTCGAACCTCGCGGCCAAGCGCGTCGCGGAGCGGCTCGCCGACCCCGACGCGGACTGCCACGAGCCCGACCTCGGGTACGTCATCGGTTCCGGAGACGGTGCCACGGGGGACGGCACGGCCGCGACGGCGGCGACCGACACGCCCGAGCGCGGACCCGACGAGTGCCCGCTCGTGATCACGGTCTTCTGGGACAGCGGGGAGCGGTACATGTCGACGGGGATGTTCGAGTAG
- the purD gene encoding phosphoribosylamine--glycine ligase — MSSSETVLLVGGGGREHAIARSLAEDPACDLYACASNRNPGITALAAGFETIEETAVEAVVEYATEIDADLAVIGPESALEAGVADALDDAGVYTFGPDAEAARIETDKAFQREFMNSESIPGCPDYAVFEDMDAACEYIDEYDGDLAVKPAGLTGGKGVKVIGDQVDREGAKAYLRENDYERVVLEERLVGEEFTVQAFVANGDVRPTPAVQDHKRAYEGDEGPNTGGMGSYSDAGPELPFMTSQDYADAVEILEATVEALPEYKGVLYGQFMLGADGPKVVEFNARFGDPEATNTLPVLNTSFLDVLTAARDGESLPQLEFDGKATVCKYAVPDGYPTDPKSGAKITVDEESVGEALLFYASVDERADGLYTTTSRSFAVVGVADSIEAAERQAEEALAAAGEGLRVRHDVGKADLVQRRIDHMNELRGN; from the coding sequence ATGTCAAGCTCGGAGACGGTGCTCCTCGTCGGCGGCGGCGGACGCGAACACGCGATCGCCCGCTCGCTCGCCGAGGACCCGGCGTGTGACCTGTACGCGTGTGCGAGCAACCGGAACCCGGGGATCACGGCGCTCGCGGCGGGGTTCGAGACGATCGAGGAGACGGCCGTCGAGGCGGTCGTCGAATACGCGACGGAGATCGACGCCGATCTCGCCGTGATCGGTCCGGAGTCCGCGCTCGAAGCCGGCGTCGCCGACGCCCTCGACGACGCCGGCGTCTACACCTTCGGCCCCGACGCCGAGGCCGCCCGCATCGAGACGGACAAGGCGTTCCAGCGGGAGTTTATGAACTCGGAGTCGATCCCCGGCTGTCCGGACTACGCCGTCTTCGAGGATATGGACGCCGCCTGCGAGTACATCGACGAGTACGACGGCGACCTCGCGGTCAAGCCCGCCGGCCTCACCGGCGGCAAGGGCGTGAAGGTCATCGGCGATCAGGTGGATCGGGAGGGGGCAAAGGCGTACCTCCGCGAGAACGACTACGAGCGGGTCGTCCTCGAAGAGCGCCTCGTCGGCGAGGAGTTCACCGTCCAGGCGTTCGTCGCGAACGGCGACGTCAGACCGACGCCGGCCGTCCAGGACCACAAGCGCGCCTACGAGGGCGACGAGGGGCCGAACACCGGCGGGATGGGGAGCTACAGCGACGCCGGCCCCGAACTGCCGTTTATGACGTCTCAGGACTACGCCGACGCGGTCGAGATTCTGGAGGCGACCGTCGAGGCGCTCCCCGAGTACAAGGGCGTCCTCTACGGGCAGTTCATGCTCGGTGCCGACGGACCGAAGGTCGTCGAGTTCAACGCCCGCTTCGGCGATCCGGAGGCGACGAACACCCTCCCCGTCCTGAACACCTCGTTCCTCGACGTCCTGACCGCCGCCCGCGACGGCGAGTCGCTGCCGCAACTCGAGTTCGACGGGAAGGCGACCGTCTGTAAGTACGCCGTTCCCGACGGCTACCCGACGGACCCGAAGAGCGGCGCGAAGATCACCGTCGACGAGGAGAGCGTCGGCGAGGCGCTCTTATTCTACGCCAGCGTCGACGAGCGGGCGGACGGCCTCTACACGACGACCTCCCGCTCGTTCGCCGTCGTCGGCGTCGCCGACTCGATCGAAGCGGCGGAGAGACAGGCCGAAGAGGCCCTCGCCGCCGCGGGCGAGGGCCTCCGCGTCCGCCACGACGTCGGCAAGGCGGATCTCGTCCAGCGTCGGATCGACCACATGAACGAACTCCGCGGGAACTGA
- a CDS encoding thioredoxin family protein, which yields MSEADAETEAGTLETMRPNPAWDADSYEDAVEALSEDGLVFRVWGGDWCGDCRGQLPDFGAALDAAGVPEERVHHYPVEKEDDGSKTGPLVEEYGIELIPTVVVERDGEEVARYVEDERAPIAVYLAERL from the coding sequence ATGTCCGAAGCCGACGCAGAAACGGAAGCCGGAACGCTCGAAACGATGCGACCGAACCCCGCGTGGGACGCCGACTCCTACGAGGACGCCGTCGAGGCGCTCTCGGAGGACGGCCTCGTCTTCCGCGTCTGGGGCGGCGACTGGTGCGGCGACTGCCGGGGGCAACTCCCCGACTTCGGGGCCGCCCTCGACGCCGCGGGCGTCCCCGAGGAGCGGGTCCACCACTACCCCGTCGAGAAGGAGGACGACGGCAGCAAGACCGGCCCGCTCGTCGAGGAGTACGGGATCGAACTGATCCCGACGGTGGTCGTCGAGCGCGACGGCGAGGAGGTCGCGCGCTACGTCGAGGACGAGCGCGCGCCGATCGCGGTCTACCTCGCAGAACGGCTGTAA
- a CDS encoding GIY-YIG nuclease family protein encodes MTGGPGGVAVVDPEAIEAGTDALGIGDGTAPPGTYVLLFSLDSAATITVGALGTARFPAGAYAYVGSAFGSNGLGRVDRHRRVAAGAHDVQHWHVDYLGGHPDVTLDAVVAVPRADVECLLATGLADAVDGRDAVDPTPLDGFGASDCTCETHLLGGSDAASLGDRAVAVAETIRS; translated from the coding sequence GTGACGGGCGGCCCCGGAGGAGTCGCCGTCGTCGACCCCGAGGCGATCGAAGCCGGAACCGACGCGCTCGGGATCGGCGACGGAACCGCGCCGCCCGGGACGTACGTCCTCCTCTTCTCGCTGGACTCGGCGGCCACGATCACGGTCGGCGCGCTCGGGACCGCGAGGTTCCCGGCCGGGGCGTACGCCTACGTGGGGAGCGCGTTCGGGTCGAACGGCCTCGGTCGCGTGGACCGACACCGCCGCGTCGCCGCGGGGGCGCACGACGTCCAGCACTGGCACGTCGATTACCTCGGCGGCCACCCCGACGTGACGCTCGACGCCGTCGTCGCCGTGCCCCGCGCAGACGTCGAGTGTCTGCTCGCGACGGGGCTCGCCGACGCGGTGGACGGTCGCGACGCCGTCGATCCCACGCCGCTCGACGGCTTCGGGGCCTCCGACTGCACGTGTGAGACGCACCTCCTCGGCGGCAGCGATGCGGCCTCTCTCGGCGACAGGGCCGTCGCTGTCGCCGAGACGATACGTTCCTGA
- a CDS encoding thioredoxin domain-containing protein, translated as MDDPLSRNRLDEEESPYLRQHADNPVHWQPWDEAALTAARATDRPIFLSIGYSACHWCHVMAEESFEDEEVARVLNDSFVPIKVDREERPDLDRVYQTICQLVTGGGGWPLSVWLTPEGKPFYVGTYFPKTENPQRGNVPGFLDICRSFADSWESAANREEMENRADQWTDALRDNLETTPAGGSGPAGDVDDDREGVDDDVLADVAKSALRATDREHGGFGSGGPKFPQPGRIEALLRSHLRSGSDEALSAATTTLDAMAAGGVYDHVGGGFHRYATDREWTVPHFEKMLYDNAELPRVYLAAYQLTGKEAYATVARETFDFLDREFRHDEGGFYSTLDARSEGEEGKYYVWTPDSVEAAVDDERTAEIATERFGVTEAGNFEGETVLTVSASIPDLADAYDCDEGEIVDRLDDARRALFEAREERVRPARDEKILASWNGLAISSLARGGLVLGDDAYTELAADALGFVREHLWDSEEERLARRYKDGDVKGTGYLDDYAFLARGAFDLYGTTGDVDHLAFALDLARVVVEEFYDADAGTLYMTPAEGESLVTRPQELQDQSTPSSTGVATSLLLGLDAFAPDEGFDEVAGAVLDTHANRIRGGPLEHVSLALAADRRSRGGTEVVIAAGASEGSVPLPERFRESLATTYLPDSLVSPRPPTDDELTDWIDRLGTGEIPAIWRGREMRDGEPTVYVCEGRTCSPPTHSLSEAFGWFGAGGESTGESADVDDVSIDDNDVSIPDVGGDGSGEVGGDRPDDVGDGSRDGES; from the coding sequence ATGGACGATCCCCTTTCGCGGAACCGGCTCGACGAGGAGGAGAGCCCCTACCTCCGGCAGCACGCCGATAACCCGGTGCACTGGCAGCCGTGGGACGAGGCGGCGCTGACCGCGGCGCGGGCGACCGATCGACCGATCTTCCTCTCGATCGGCTACTCGGCGTGCCACTGGTGTCACGTGATGGCCGAGGAGAGCTTCGAGGACGAGGAGGTCGCGAGGGTCCTCAACGACTCCTTCGTCCCGATCAAGGTCGACCGCGAGGAGCGCCCGGACCTCGACCGGGTGTACCAGACGATCTGTCAGCTCGTCACCGGCGGCGGCGGGTGGCCGCTGTCGGTCTGGCTCACCCCGGAGGGAAAGCCGTTCTACGTCGGTACCTACTTCCCCAAGACGGAGAACCCCCAGCGCGGCAACGTCCCCGGCTTCCTCGATATCTGTCGGTCCTTCGCGGACTCCTGGGAGTCGGCGGCGAACCGCGAGGAGATGGAGAACCGCGCCGACCAGTGGACCGACGCGCTCCGAGACAACCTGGAGACGACGCCCGCGGGCGGGTCGGGACCCGCCGGTGACGTCGACGACGACCGCGAAGGGGTCGACGACGACGTCCTCGCCGACGTCGCGAAGTCCGCGCTCCGCGCGACCGACCGCGAACACGGCGGGTTCGGCTCCGGCGGGCCGAAGTTCCCCCAGCCGGGGCGCATCGAGGCCTTACTTCGGTCGCATCTCCGTTCGGGCTCCGACGAGGCGCTCTCGGCGGCGACGACGACGCTCGACGCGATGGCGGCCGGAGGGGTCTACGACCACGTCGGCGGCGGGTTCCACCGCTACGCCACCGACCGCGAGTGGACGGTTCCGCACTTCGAGAAGATGCTGTACGACAACGCGGAGCTCCCCCGGGTCTACCTCGCGGCGTACCAACTCACCGGAAAGGAGGCGTACGCGACGGTCGCCCGCGAGACGTTCGACTTCCTCGACCGGGAGTTCAGACACGACGAGGGCGGGTTCTACAGCACCCTCGACGCCCGCAGCGAGGGCGAGGAGGGGAAGTACTACGTCTGGACGCCCGACTCGGTCGAGGCGGCCGTCGACGACGAGCGGACGGCCGAGATCGCCACGGAGCGATTCGGCGTGACGGAGGCGGGCAACTTCGAGGGCGAGACGGTCCTCACGGTGAGCGCGTCGATTCCGGACCTCGCCGACGCGTACGACTGCGACGAGGGTGAAATCGTCGACCGGCTCGACGACGCCCGGAGGGCGCTGTTCGAGGCGCGCGAGGAGCGCGTCCGACCCGCCCGCGACGAGAAGATCCTCGCGTCGTGGAACGGCCTCGCGATCTCGAGTCTCGCCCGCGGGGGGCTGGTCCTCGGCGACGACGCCTACACCGAACTGGCCGCCGACGCGCTCGGTTTCGTCCGCGAGCACCTGTGGGACAGTGAGGAAGAGAGACTCGCCCGCCGCTACAAGGACGGCGACGTGAAGGGCACGGGCTATCTGGACGACTACGCGTTCCTCGCGCGCGGCGCGTTCGACCTGTATGGGACGACCGGCGACGTCGACCACCTCGCGTTCGCGCTCGATCTGGCCCGGGTCGTCGTCGAGGAGTTCTACGACGCCGACGCCGGCACCCTCTATATGACGCCCGCGGAGGGCGAGTCGCTCGTCACCCGACCCCAGGAGCTACAGGACCAGTCGACGCCGTCCAGTACCGGCGTCGCGACCTCGCTCCTGCTCGGTCTCGACGCCTTCGCCCCCGACGAGGGGTTCGACGAGGTCGCCGGCGCGGTGCTCGACACCCACGCGAACCGGATCCGCGGCGGCCCCCTCGAACACGTTTCCCTGGCTCTCGCCGCTGACAGGCGCTCTCGCGGGGGAACCGAGGTCGTGATCGCCGCCGGGGCGTCGGAGGGGTCGGTTCCGCTCCCCGAACGCTTCCGGGAGTCGCTGGCGACGACGTACCTCCCCGATTCGCTCGTCTCTCCGCGGCCGCCGACCGACGACGAACTGACGGACTGGATCGACCGCCTGGGGACCGGCGAGATTCCCGCGATCTGGAGGGGGCGAGAGATGCGCGACGGCGAGCCCACCGTCTACGTCTGTGAGGGCCGCACGTGTTCGCCGCCGACGCACTCGCTGTCGGAGGCGTTCGGGTGGTTCGGAGCTGGTGGCGAATCGACGGGCGAATCAGCGGACGTCGACGACGTGTCGATCGACGACAACGACGTCTCGATTCCGGACGTCGGCGGCGACGGATCCGGTGAAGTCGGCGGCGACAGACCCGATGACGTCGGCGACGGGTCTCGTGACGGCGAGTCGTAG
- a CDS encoding DCC1-like thiol-disulfide oxidoreductase family protein: protein MGTYDAVLVYDGECPYCSIAARALERLDNVGAISWYDDAAQAFLDAQFGEVPFAMFLVDERRGRVYAGRSAAEELADRAGTPGIVGSLVRENYDRIARAVGVASGRGRDPDDYHEIYPLDDDAAALFDQLVAAAVERPEALA, encoded by the coding sequence ATGGGAACGTACGACGCGGTGCTCGTCTACGACGGCGAGTGCCCGTACTGTTCGATCGCGGCGCGCGCGCTCGAACGCCTCGACAACGTGGGCGCGATATCATGGTACGACGACGCCGCGCAGGCGTTTCTCGACGCGCAGTTCGGCGAGGTCCCGTTCGCGATGTTTCTCGTCGACGAGCGCCGCGGGCGGGTCTACGCGGGCCGGTCGGCCGCCGAGGAGTTGGCCGACCGTGCCGGGACCCCCGGGATCGTGGGATCGCTCGTGCGGGAGAACTACGACCGGATCGCGCGCGCCGTCGGCGTCGCGAGCGGCCGCGGACGCGACCCCGACGACTACCACGAGATCTACCCGCTCGACGACGACGCGGCCGCCCTGTTCGATCAGTTGGTCGCGGCGGCGGTCGAGCGCCCGGAGGCGCTGGCGTGA